Below is a window of Calditrichota bacterium DNA.
GGGGCGCGCATTATGCCGCCGGCGACTATGACTTGGACGGCGACTTTGATTTTATGGTCGTCTGCCCCGGAGGTACCGGCATGCTTCACGGCGAAAATCAATTCTTGCGCTGCGACAGCGTGTCTGGATTGGACGTCTATTTCACGGACATGGCTCCCCAATGGGGACTTAATTCGATGGACGACGGTTTGCCCCGGTTTGCCGACTATGACAATGACGGCGATCTGGATTTGATTTTGATGCTGAACGGTTTGCCGCCGCAGTTGTATGAAAATACGACGAACGGGACGGACCGTTTGGAAGTCACTTTGATCGGTCCGAACGGCGAGGAATTCGGTTGGCACCGCCGCGTTGAAATCTTCCCGCACGGCGGTGACGCGGCGCTTTGTGCCAATGTTTTGGGTGAAGACGCGGTCGGTGTGAACGGCATGAACAACTATTTCGCCGTCGACGAAAACGGCGCATACGACGTGTATATCTACTTGGAAGACGGTACAATGCTGTCTCCGGAGACACATCCGCAATTGTCGAATGTCGTGCCTGCCGCTATCGGTCACAAACTTTCGGTGCAGCTTGATGCAACTTCGGCCGAGCCTGATCCTGTCTTTGTCTATTCCTTCGAGTTGCATCCGGCTTATCCCAATCCGTTCAACCCCTCGACGACTATTCACTATGAGTTGGCGGCTGCAAGCGACGTAGAGTTCCGCGTGTTCAATACGTTGGGCGAGGAAGTCGCGTCTTTTGCGCTGGGTGCAAAAACTTCGGGCGAACACACGTTCGAATGGAATGCGTCCGCGCTGCCGTCCGGTGTGTATTTTGGACGAATCGAAGCAGGCACACAAGCGGCGACACAAAAACTTGTGCTGCTCAAGTAGCATCTCGATCTTGAAAATGAGCAACGGCCTCGACGAAATGTCGAGGCCGTTTTATTTTTTCTCGTGTCAACTTGATTGCTTTACCAGCCGTCCCGTTCTCCGCGCGCTATCCCGTCTTCAGGCATAAAACCGTTCCAGTGCGAATGGCAGTCTAAACAATTGCTGCCCGGATAGTGTTCCAGCCCCGTCCCGTTGCTGCGGTAGTAGTCCGTTTGCGTATGACAGATTTCGCAAATGCCGTCGAAGTTCGGCGCGCCGTGAATAAAGTCCGTCGCATGGTTGAACAGCATGTGTTCGCTTTCGTCCACGGGGTTTCCGTTGCGAATGAAATAGCGTTCATACTGCGGCTGATGGAAATGCGGGTTGTGACAAATGCTGCACGTCAAGGTGTCCGTGCCCAAGTGCGACTGAACGGGTGTCGCAAAGCCGGTTTCCACGTGACAGCTCTTGCACATGTGGTCGCTGGTCCACCACTCGGGTTTTGGAGAGGGAATAACGGGTGGGCGTGTGTGACAACTGTTGCAGCTTATGCCCTCCGAAACTTCGTGCGGATCATCGTGGGCTTGGTCGAGGTGGCCGTCGCCCGTACGAACTTCCAAAGTTGACAAGGCTGGAGTTTCGAGACCGGATTCCACGATGATACGGTAGTAGCAAAGATCGTAGAGATTCACCGCTGTGCCGTCCGTGAAACTCGTGTCAATCGTATTGCCGATAACTTCAACAGAAATTTCGGGAAACTCAAGGTCAGTACTGCGCTGCACGATGTAGCTCCCGGCACCGAGTTGAGGATTCCAACTAAGGTGCAGTCCGCCGTCATCGGCCAAGATAGTCAAATTAAGCGGCAGCGGAGGAGTGGGAGTCACACTGCCGGTCACGGTGTAGACATGAACACAGCCCGTCGACGGCGAGGTCACATAGAGCGTCGTGCCGTCCAGAGCGATGTCGACTCCGCCGCGCAGGGCAAGCGTTTGCAGCCGCGCCGCGTTAAGATATGCTCCGTCCGTATCGTAGATTTGAACCAAGTCCGTGATCATATCGAGCAGCCAGATTCTTCCTGCCGCGTCAATCTCGATTCCGAACGGCCGGAAAAATTTCCCGTCGATTTGCAGGCCGTTGCCTTCGGAGCCGAACCGGAACAACGAATCGCCGTTCAGAGCATATGATTGAATCCGGTAGTTGTTCTGGTCGTTTACAATCAGATCGCCGGTAACAGAATTATAGACCATGGCGACGGGTTCGTCGAGTCTGCCGAAAAAATAGCCATGCCCGGCAAAAACAAATAACGGCGCACCCGAAGCGTCGAAAACCTTTACAAAGTCATCTTCATCCGACACGTACACGCGGCCATCCGGAACCCAAGCCACGTCGTGCGGATCCGTGAACGTAACCCCCGTCATTCCGTATGTGGTCAAGACAGTGCCGCTCATGTCAATCTTATAGACGGCGTTTCCCACGGTGACAATCAGATTGCCCGGGTCGGCCAAACAAATCGCTCCGGGAACTCCATTGATTGGAATTTCGGAGATCACAGTTCCGGCAGCGTCGAACACGAGAATCTTTTCGTCCAGCGGGGACGTCACAAAGACGTGATGCGACACTGTATCACAGACAACCCGCGTGGGGTTGTTTATTCCGCACCATGTACCAGACGGAACGAATTCCAAGGCGGAAACCGGGTCAGAGAAACTCAAAGTAAGCAAGACGGCGACCCAAAACCAAACACCAAATTTACGGTCGGATTCCATCATTAACTCCTGCGCCCAGATAATTCTGCGCGGCTGAATTGCGTTGCTTTCCAGATGTCATAGCAAGTTAATACAAAGTTAATGGAGACTCAACTACACGAATTATCCAGACTTTTTTTCATTTTTTGTGTGTCATTAGCGCTAAAGTGAACGTTTCTACAATGTAGCACAATCATTCAGGAACTTTCGATGTGAAAACCTTCACAAAGAGAGGCGTGCCTATTCATTCGATAAAAATATCGCCAATCAAGTTCACTGAAAACAAAACGGACGCACATTGCTGCGCGCCCGTTTATCGAGTGTGAAGTTAATTTCACATTGCGGTGAGCAGGTCGTCCAGTTTTTCGAACATTTCCGCCCAGCCCTGCGAAGATCCCAGACTGATGATTCTGTCGCGGCCTTCGTTCGTTTCGAATTTCGAGATCATCGTCAGTTTGGTTTTGTTGCCGAGATCTTCGAAAAGCATCGTGGTCACACTGCTCGGCGGCGGCCCCTCCGGTCCCCAAAAATCTCCATCAATGACGTTGTCTGTCCAAACGATCTTCTCAATCGGGACGATTTCGTCGTAGATGAAATGGCACGGATACTCATTGCCCATCCCGACC
It encodes the following:
- a CDS encoding SMP-30/gluconolactonase/LRE family protein; translated protein: MESDRKFGVWFWVAVLLTLSFSDPVSALEFVPSGTWCGINNPTRVVCDTVSHHVFVTSPLDEKILVFDAAGTVISEIPINGVPGAICLADPGNLIVTVGNAVYKIDMSGTVLTTYGMTGVTFTDPHDVAWVPDGRVYVSDEDDFVKVFDASGAPLFVFAGHGYFFGRLDEPVAMVYNSVTGDLIVNDQNNYRIQSYALNGDSLFRFGSEGNGLQIDGKFFRPFGIEIDAAGRIWLLDMITDLVQIYDTDGAYLNAARLQTLALRGGVDIALDGTTLYVTSPSTGCVHVYTVTGSVTPTPPLPLNLTILADDGGLHLSWNPQLGAGSYIVQRSTDLEFPEISVEVIGNTIDTSFTDGTAVNLYDLCYYRIIVESGLETPALSTLEVRTGDGHLDQAHDDPHEVSEGISCNSCHTRPPVIPSPKPEWWTSDHMCKSCHVETGFATPVQSHLGTDTLTCSICHNPHFHQPQYERYFIRNGNPVDESEHMLFNHATDFIHGAPNFDGICEICHTQTDYYRSNGTGLEHYPGSNCLDCHSHWNGFMPEDGIARGERDGW
- a CDS encoding SRPBCC domain-containing protein, translated to MSTALDKMQVQVNDREIVFIRTFDAPRQLVWDAWTRKEHLEKWWAPHNFTNKDCSVDLKPGGSFLDTMVGMGNEYPCHFIYDEIVPIEKIVWTDNVIDGDFWGPEGPPPSSVTTMLFEDLGNKTKLTMISKFETNEGRDRIISLGSSQGWAEMFEKLDDLLTAM